A genomic window from Malassezia vespertilionis chromosome 6, complete sequence includes:
- a CDS encoding uncharacterized protein (EggNog:ENOG503NWR2; COG:S; BUSCO:EOG09262Z14), translating into MPQTPRPTAHALAKDIAATDAAAKDAVEDTVDIADVKVEQVTQKSNDAPREQSRAPAQFLDQADEPTPQRIALPTEATLNAAAPVPASIQVPTAEKMRMVPGETDATLFSEYDAAEASRGAPLRAARVPSSRIGRLLHYGSLGAGLAMGSASAYVRRAAGAADTEQVFLSAANVNRLVDKLSTMRGAALKLGQFLSIQDSTMLPPQVEEVLLRVQNSAHYMPAWQLHRVLQQELGEDWRANFASFDERPFAAASIGQVHSAVLADPFPSMPELAGQRVAVKVQFPGIAESISSDLSNIKWLFMASSLLPKGLFLESSVRVLQKELEEECDYTREAEMGRRFRAYTAAIKRDPARLALDAPRVVDALSTPRVLTTEFMRGKPLSLVGDLDQEQRDKIAQTVMELSLRELFQWRLMQTDPNWSNFLYNASRGTIELIDFGATRTYTHDFMDMWLCLLRAAVSGDRKACEQWSVAIGYLTGDEPQSMINAHVESMLALGEPFSQNAPVPYPFANQTITDRVRAQVPVMLRERHKPPPQETYSLNRKLSGAFLLCARLCANVDCRNLFGHVTKDYVFATGSTAPPPLPGKVHVRSLHTTPLRRELHTTARHWKGAPQYPYTAVDLRERWGHLRRPWEPRKAELEQKDSEGASIDAHGPIVQPDHISVRGIKVPHRPTPPGEEDCCMSGCVNCVYNLYADDLAEYKEEMVGVREKLFNLDPPLQRSEWDTSLGRFPLDTEAGADKESGIKDSSMAAFLALEKKLTKL; encoded by the exons ATGCCGCAAACGCCGCGGCCAACGGCACACGCGCTTGCAAAGGATATTGCCGCGACGGATGCTGCGGCGAAGGATGCAGTAGAAGACACTGTGGACATTGCAGACGTAAAAGTCGAGCAGGTGACACAAAAGTCgaacgatgcgccgcgtgagcaaagccgcgcgcccGCGCAGTTCCTTGACCAGGCAGACGAGCCAACGCCACAGCGTATTGCACTTCCCACTGAGGCGACGCTGAACGCAGCAGCACCCGTGCCAGCATCCATCCAAGTGCCGACAGCAGAAAAAATGCGCATGGTACCTGGAGAAACAGACGCCACGCTCTTTTCCGAATACGACGCTGCggaagcgtcgcgcggcgcgccactgcgcgctgcacgcgtcccgtcgtcgcgcatcgGCCGCCTACTTCACTACGGCAGTCTTGGTGCGGGCCTTGCTATGGGCTCCGCTAGCGCCTAcgtacgccgcgcagcaggcgcagccGACACAGAGCAAGTTTTCCTATCCGCCGCGAACGTGAACCGCTTGGTCGACAAGCTCAGCACGATGcgtggtgcggcgctgaaACTTGGCCAGTTTCTAAGCATCCAAGACAGCACGATGCTCCCGCCCCAAGTAGAAGAAGTGCTCCTACGTGTCCAGAACAGCGCCCATTACATGCCTGCATGGCAATTGCATCGCGTACTGCAGCAGGAGTTGGGCGAAGACTGGCGCGCTAACTTTGCGTCTTTTGACGAGCGTccttttgcagcagcgtcaATTGGGCAagtgcacagcgccgtgcttgccgatCCTTTTCCCAGCATGCCGGAGCTTGCAGGCCAGCGAGTGGCAGTCAAGGTGCAGTTTCCTGGGATTGCAGAGTCGATCAGCTCTGATCTGTCCAACATAAAGTGGCTCTTTATGGCCTCGTCCTTGCTTCCCAAAGGTCTCTTTTTGGAAAGCTCTGTGCGCGTCCTCCAAAAAGAGCTCGAGGAAGAGTGCGACTACACGCGCGAGGCCGAGATGGGCCGCCGGTTCCGCGCGTACACAGCAGCCATCAAACGCGACcctgcgcgacttgcgctcgacgcgccgcgcgtcgtcgATGCATTGtccacgccgcgcgttCTCACCACTGAATTCATGCGCGGCAAGCCCCTTTCTCTGGTAGGCGATCTCGACCAAGAACAGCGCGACAAGATTGCGCAGACCGTCATGGAGCTCAgtttgcgcgagctgtttCAGTGGCGCCTGATGCAGACGGACCCCAACTGGTCCAACTTTCTGTACAATGCGTCTCGCGGGACGATTGAGCTGATTGATttcggcgcgacgcgcacgtATACCCACGACTTTATGGATATGTGGCTCTGcctcttgcgcgccgctgtttCGGGCGACCGGAAAGCGTGCGAGCAGTGGAGTGTCGCGATTGGGTACCTCACTGGAGACGAGCCGCAGAGCATGATCAATGCACACGTCGAGTCTATGctggcgctcggcgagccaTTCAGCCAGAacgcgcctgtgccgtACCCATTCGCGAACCAGACCATCACGGATCGCGTCCGCGCACAAGTGCCGgtgatgctgcgcgagcggcacaagccgcCGCCACAGGAAACCTACTCACTCAATCGCAAGCTCAGCGGCGCGTTCCTCTTGTGTGCTCGTCTCTGTGCGAATGTGGACTGCCGCAATTTGTTTGGGCATGTGACGAAGGACTATGTATTTGCGACAGGAAGCACGGCACCGCCCCCTCTTCCAGGCAAGGTACATGTGCGTTCGCTGCATACGACGCCGTTGCGTCGCGAATTGCATACTACGGCACGGCACTggaaaggcgcgccgcagtatCCTTATACTGCGGTGGATCTACGCGAGCGCTGGGGACATTTGCGCCGTCCGTGGGAGCCGCGGAAAGCGGAGCTGGAGCAAAAAGACAGCGAGGGCGCTTCTATCGATGCACACGGACCGATTGTGCAGCCTGACCACATTAGTGTCCGCGGAATCAAAGTACCTCACCGCCCGACACCGCCGGGCGAAGAGGATTGCTGCATGTCGG GTTGCGTAAACTGTGTGTATAATCTGTACGCGGATGATTTGGCCGAGTACAAGGAGGAGATGgtgggcgtgcgcgaaaagcTATTCAACTTGGAtccgccgctgcagcgcagtgaGTGGGACACTTCATTGGGCCGATTCCCGCTGGACACCGAAGCGGGTGCAGACAAAGAGTCGGGCATAAAGGATTCGAGCATGGCCGCGTTTTTGGCACTGGAAAAGAAGCTGACCAAGCTATAG
- the COX6 gene encoding Cytochrome c oxidase subunit 6 (BUSCO:EOG0926522L; COG:C; EggNog:ENOG503P3UI) encodes MTLLTGAFRVAAASTGARAMLMKRAAPLAVQVRAYSDDAESFEDINSRFLRFFDNVQDDFELQRGLNNVFGYDLVPSPEVIESALRASRRLNDFALAVRIFEGIKFKVDTSEQYKQYVDALASVREELQIPLKEELFTSS; translated from the coding sequence ATGACCCTTCTTACAGGCGCATTTCGtgttgctgctgcatctaccggtgcgcgcgcaatgctcaTGAAGCGTGCTGCACCTCTTGCTGTGCAAGTACGTGCCTACTCGGATGATGCCGAGTCTTTTGAAGACATCAACAGCCGTTTTTTGCGGTTTTTTGACAATGTGCAGGACGATTTCGAGttgcagcgcggcttgAACAATGTGTTTGGCTACGATCTTGTCCCGTCTCCCGAGGTGATCGAGAGTGCTCTTCGTGCGAGCAGGCGCCTGAACGactttgcgcttgccgtgcgtATTTTCGAAGGTATCAAGTTCAAGGTCGACACCTCGGAGCAGTACAAACAATACGTtgacgcgcttgcgtctGTCCGCGAAGAGCTGCAGATTCCGCTAAAGGAAGAGCTCTTCACCTCTTCGTAA
- a CDS encoding RING-type E3 ubiquitin transferase (COG:A; EggNog:ENOG503NW30; BUSCO:EOG09260OE9), with protein sequence MRHATLRIVQVASIKDAAHADVVEGFATRFFVDPAASLGKKRPHDALESGRRCMHACWNFAVEALEHAAVLDAMDGARDTVRLSLVTDRAARTVPGTHISSWHATLVDVYAQDQYMMTLPVADAWVPSALALEAEHIVGVYAAISFRREKHMYASLDVDVFLLPRAFNRAYPLSTTDRMLALFTRAEPSPMDTNSASLVYASLCARERNSDTQMPEALQPRFLHPTLLPFQRRSVAFLLEREADPSARKVLQSECGPWWIKVETEPPCYFHVLSGMLTDSVALAMQDVRAAMLSEEMGLGKTVEILALLLERAEPARSLCAPYWDTENEIEVQPVGTTMIVAPETLRRQWIDEIARHAPSLRVYSFTGHKQVERDLKTSGHAAWTDWAKEIDVLVLSFDTLARELNVSKKGSVRQLRTPAKYERPRSPLVQIEFLRVVMDEVQLVGGNAAQTIALIRRRASIAVSGTPVRRLDDLRACLCFMAVVHPALPRRDWQRVLSPPLAPHLARVLGMVGIRHTKADIAHEMVLPPQTRSLVPVDFTYTEAAFYRDVWIESLEALGMDEEGAPQLDDWQLDTAVLRAQLLRLRQACTHPQVALRGHTLGAESGGGHSLVNLRSIDQVLVMMLESTRAELMTMRHNLALKRIYRAAVLLFAPKEEWDSDEKPCKEALLSHQRSTEAVFLQRILSEGRLAVAHEQLEMLLPEVKAQIIELERELEEAHSKGPLYHFTQEELLREATYEAKAAGHDWMHAPDAPREKLKARLQHVVTIRNRLRHWLQIQHRAQQFSGHCYFQRGEAIGESKHADTDAHSSLRALEDAAYAAAEATRHVLLTDARDAVEQSVRVLQQQPGVSLAELSPSVPVPSVLHRSMLDMAAERLAMLRQHAKLTLEWRAQMLERLSKPVNREVDKERENDDVYAENLDAQTEAETLMEMYRPLLAQREELLTGRIALGSTARPQLFAELDRNHRSIKHRRLQLNVEEEQEEEDEIKQVQKAQLHHFLRLEAEQKRVALQPGALSLADILANMREVRDASTRAEEVALLSSAYTTMQRTLREQTQALERLRKEQAHFQVLFNARSLYFKQIQELSDQVQDPVMEDGAVKSIHAAMEQELAMCQRIGAFEGRLRYLQHLERIQTGNDETRQCFICTNPMETGILTNACGHICCEVCFHAWMAKGRRVCPYCKTAISMRDIHRIVYRQESGASEDAVLARGPVGVDARRYRAMDPALRARIEQKQTKGQYGSKLDLLSQHLVYLHDTTGEKSLIFSSFSRGLDLVAESLCANGIPSLRLQGGGSKRAGEIVDMFQRSDVNVLLLHSEMQSAGLNLLAASNLFLLEPLMNHALELQAIGRVHRIGQTRATNVFCYMVKDTVEQHIVASTASRGQSLYAEGDTSAGFMDSAALLAHNLQHAEKLSLEARRGDLMGSTDELLACLFQQHSKAGNKVQENTDYL encoded by the coding sequence ATGCGCCACGCGACGCTACGCATCGTGCAAGTGGCGTCGATAaaggacgcggcgcatgcagaTGTAGTAGAGGGATTTGCAACACGTTTTTTCGTCGATcccgcagcgtcgctcgGCAAAAAACGGCCgcatgatgcgctcgagaGCGGCCGACGGTGTATGCACGCGTGTTGGAATTTTGccgtcgaggcgctcgagcacgccgcagTACTCGATGCAATGGATGGAGCCCGGGATACGGTGCGCCTCTCTCTCGTAACGGACCGTGCTGCGCGTACCGTGCCTGGCACGCATATTTCGTCGTGGCATGCGACGCTGGTCGACGTCTATGCACAGGACCAGTACATGATGACGCTCCCCGTTGCGGATGCATGGGTGCCCAGCGCACTTGCATTGGAAGCGGAGCACATTGTCGGTGTGTATGCCGCGATATCGTTCCGGCGGGAAAAGCACATGTACGCGAGCCTTGATGTGGACGTATTTCTTCTACCGCGCGCATTCAATCGTGCATACCCCCTTTCAACGACCGATAGGATGTTGGCGCTGTTTACGCGCGCAGAGCCTTCACCCATGGACACGAACAGTGCGAGCCTTGTATATGCAAGCCTGTGTGCACGCGAGCGGAATTCTGATACACAGATGCCCGAGGCATTACAGCCGCGGTTCCTGCATCCCACCTTGCTGCCGTTTCAGCGCAGGTCTGTAGCATTTCTCcttgagcgcgaggcagatcccagcgcgcgcaaggtTTTGCAGTCGGAGTGTGGGCCGTGGTGGATCAAAGTAGAAACCGAGCCGCCATGCTACTTTCACGTCCTGAGCGGCATGCTGACGGACAGTGTGGCTTTGGCGATGCAGGATGTACGTGCGGCGATGCTCTCGGAAGAAATGGGTCTTGGGAAAACGGTCGAGATTCTTGCACTtctcctcgagcgcgctgAACCCGCTCGCAGTTTGTGTGCGCCGTACTGGGACACAGAGAACGAGATCGAAGTGCAGCCCGTGGGTACGACCATGATTGTTGCGCcagagacgctgcgcaggcaaTGGATCGACGAGATAGCAAGGCATGCACCGTCGCTGCGAGTCTATTCCTTCACCGGGCACAAGCAGGTTGAGCGCGACTTGAAAACATCGGGGCACGCTGCGTGGACCGACTGGGCCAAGGAAATAGATGTGCTCGTGCTTTCTTTTGATACCCTTGCGCGAGAACTCAATGTGTCAAAAAAAGGCTCTGtgcgccagctgcgcacacCGGCCAAGTACGAGCGTCCACGCAGCCCCCTCGTCCAGATCGAGTTTTTGCGTGTGGTGATGGACGAAGTGCAGCTGGTGGGCGGCAATGCCGCCCAGACGATTGCGCTGATTCGTAGGCGTGCAAGCATTGCCGTATCTGGAACGCCTGTGCGCAGACTCGacgatttgcgcgcgtgtcTCTGCTTTATGGCCGTTGTACATCCAGCCTTGCCCCGCAGAGATTGGCAGCGTGTGCtttcgccgccgcttgcgccgcatttggCGCGTGTGTTGGGCATGGTTGGAATTCGACATACCAAGGCCGACATTGCCCATGAAATGGTCCTCCCGCCGCAGACACGCAGTCTTGTTCCGGTCGACTTTACCTACACGGAAGCCGCATTTTACCGTGACGTGTGGATTGAGAGCCTGGAAGCGCTGGGCATGGACGAagaaggcgcgccgcagttGGACGATTGGCAGCTTGACACGGCTGTACTCCGCGCGCAACTCTTGCGGCTTCGACAGGCGTGTACGCACCCACAAGTAGCGCTTCGTGGGCATACGCTAGGTGCAGAAAGCGGCGGAGGCCACAGCTTGGTCAacctgcgcagcatcgacCAAGTGCTGGTCATGATGCTCGAGAGCACGCGTGCGGAGCTCATGACCATGCGGCACAATCTCGCACTCAAACGCATCTACCGTGCCGCAGTGCTTTTGTTTGCGCCCAAAGAAGAGTGGGATTCGGATGAAAAACCATGCAAAGAGGCGCTTTTGTCGCATCAGCGCTCAACAGAGGCCGTCTTTCTGCAGCGAATCCTCTCCGAGGGGCGCTtggccgtcgcgcacgagcagctggagATGCTGCTGCCCGAGGTCAAGGCACAAATtatcgagctcgagcgcgagctggaggAGGCGCACAGCAAAGGGCCCTTGTACCACTTTACCCAGGAAGAACTCCTGCGCGAAGCAACGTACGAGGCCAAGGCGGCGGGGCACGACTGGATGCATGCgccggatgcgccgcgtgaGAAACtcaaggcgcgcttgcagcatGTCGTGACGATCCGCAATCGGCTGCGCCACTGGCTACAAATTCAACACAGGGCGCAGCAGTTTTCTGGGCACTGCTACTTCCAAAGGGGCGAGGCTATCGGGGAAAGCAAACACGCCGACACAGACGCACACTCctcattgcgcgcgctggaagatgCAGCGTACGCTGCAGCCGAAGCCACCCGGCATGTGCTTCTTACCGACGCAcgcgacgccgtcgagcaAAGTGTGCGTGTGCTACAGCAGCAGCCCGGCGTTTCTCTGGCTGAGTTGTCGCCGTCGGTGCCGGTGCCAAGCGTACTCCACCGCAGCATGCTGGATATGGCTGCGGAACGCTTGGCAATGCTGCGGCAGCATGCGAAACTCACGCTGGAGTGGCGTGCGCagatgctcgagcgcctgtCCAAGCCGGTGAATCGTGAAGTAgacaaggagcgcgagaatGACGACGTGTATGCGGAAAATTTAGACGCACAGACCGAGGCGGAGACGTTGATGGAAATGTACCGCCcgttgcttgcgcagcgagaaGAGCTTCTCACAGGCCGTATTGCGCTTGGCTCCACCGCCCGGCCGCAATTGTTTGCGGAGCTGGACCGAAACCACCGCTCTATCAAGCACCGCCGTCTGCAGCTGAATGTGGAAGAGGAgcaggaagaagaggacgagATCAAGCAAGTACAAAAGGCACAGCTGCACCACTTTCTGCGCCTCGAAGCGGAGCAAAAGCGCGTCGCACTCCAGCCTGGCGCCTTGTCGCTCGCAGACATCCTTGCCAACATGCGCGAAGTGCGCGATGCCTCGACACGCGCAGAAGAAGTTGCACTGTTGTCATCCGCATACACGaccatgcagcgcacgctgcgcgaacaGACGCAGGCGTTGGAACGTTTACGCAAAGAGCAGGCACACTTCCAAGTCCTCTTCAACGCTCGCAGCCTCTACTTTAAACAAATCCAAGAGCTCTCCGACCAAGTCCAGGACCCCGTCATGGAGGACGGCGCGGTGAAAAGCATTCATGCGGCGATGGAGCAGGAACTTGCCATGTGCCAACGGATCGGTGCTTTTGAAGGCCGCTTGCGCTACTTGCAGCACTTGGAGCGGATCCAAACGGGCAACGACGAGACGCGACAATGCTTCATCTGTACCAATCCGATGGAAACAGGGATTCTGACCAATGCGTGCGGCCATATCTGCTGCGAGGTGTGCTTCCATGCGTGGATGGCTAAAGGGCGACGCGTATGCCCTTACTGCAAAACGGCCATTAGCATGCGTGACATTCACCGCATTGTGTACCGTCAAGAGTCAGGTGCTTCGGAGGACGCTGTGCTTGCTAGAGGGCCTGTAGGCGTAGATGCTCGGCGCTATCGCGCGATGGATccagcactgcgcgcacgcatcgaACAAAAACAGACAAAAGGACAATACGGGAGCAAGTTGGACCTTTTGTCCCAGCACTTGGTCTACCTGCACGACACGACCGGAGAAAAGAGCCTCATTTTTTCCTCCTTTTCGCGCGGCCTCGACTTGGTCGCTGAGAGTTTGTGTGCAAATGGAATTCCTTccttgcgcctgcaaggcggcggcagcaAACGCGCCGGTGAGATTGTCGACATGTTTCAGCGGTCCGACGTGAACGTGCTGTTATTGCACAGCGAAATGCAGTCTGCTGGCCTGAATCTGCTGGCTGCTAGCAATTTGTTTTTGCTGGAGCCACTTATGAACCATGCGCTTGAGCTGCAGGCCATCGGTCGCGTGCATAGGATTGGACAGACAAGAGCCACCAATGTATTCTGCTACATGGTGAAGGACACCGTCGAGCAGCACATTGTTGCCTCAACAGCCTCGCGTGGCCAGTCGCTCTATGCCGAGGGCGATACCAGCGCTGGTTTTAtggacagcgccgcgctcttgGCGCACAATTTGCAGCACGCGGAGAAACTCTCCTTGgaggcgcggcgaggtGACTTGATGGGGTCCAccgacgagctgctcgcctGTCTGTTTCAGCAGCACAGCAAGGCGGGTAATAAAGTTCAAGAGAACACTGATTACCTGTAG
- a CDS encoding uncharacterized protein (COG:K; EggNog:ENOG503P3TV), with product MNGPPDRNDAVANRGSKVKWTEDETKALVKGCNKHGVGSWAQILSDPELRLSFEGRSPSDLKDWFRTGVPDSYRQMHSNAKTYQGNQSCGRAPGVRSVFEKGKAKERNFFTVEEDEALLQGYRKHGAHWAIITRDPVFLNRRRSTDVRDRFRNAFPEEYARAGYKPRRKGKKSTPSKVCTENKEDAAQPNKASTHAPSPCVPAPISENSTPQEFSFSNALVSPNLCHFSADGTIAEHQRSMAIASEPVMQYNYMPWPDAIFKQVHGAASVPNPTCPTPAFGYSTSTEESLLPLAKDWQVPLVAIGPVASQNDLPFTEPNALQNAWMDMVL from the coding sequence ATGAATGGGCCACCTGATCGGAACGACGCGGTCGCTAATCGCGGTTCCAAGGTGAAGTGGACAGAAGACGAGACGAAAGCATTGGTCAAGGGCTGCAATAAGCATGGCGTCGGCAGCTGGGCTCAAATTTTATCCGACCCAGAATTACGGCTGTCTTTTGAGGGCCGCTCGCCTAGTGATCTAAAAGACTGGTTCCGGACGGGCGTTCCGGACTCATACCGCCAGATGCACTCCAATGCCAAGACATACCAGGGTAACCAATCTTGTGGGCGAGCACCAGGTGTCCGCAGCGTTTTTGAGAAAGGCAAAGCAAAGGAGCGAAATTTTTTCACGGTAGAGGAAGATGAAGCACTTTTGCAAGGCTACAGAAAACACGGCGCACACTGGGCCATCATTACCCGTGATCCCGTGTTTTTAAACCGGAGGCGATCCACCGACGTTCGCGACCGCTTCCGCAACGCATTTCCCGAGGAgtatgcgcgcgctggctACAAACCGAGGCGAAAAGGGAAAAAGAGCACGCCCTCCAAAGTTTGCACCGAGAACAAGgaagacgcggcgcaaccCAACAAGGCTTCCACACATGCACCGTCGCCTTGCGTACCAGCACCCATCTCTGAGAATAGCACACCCCAGGAATTTTCTTTCAGCAATGCCTTGGTGAGCCCCAACTTGTGCCACTTCAGTGCCGACGGGACCATTGCGGAACATCAGCGGAGCATGGCTATAGCATCCGAGCCGGTAATGCAGTACAACTACATGCCGTGGCCAGATGCCATATTCAAACAAGTAcatggcgccgcttctGTGCCGAATCCAACGTGTCCTACTCCCGCCTTTGGGTACAGTACCAGCACAGAAGAGTCTCTTTTACCATTGGCAAAGGATTGGCAAGTGCCGTTGGTAGCCATCGGTCCCGTTGCTTCTCAAAACGACCTGCCGTTCACAGAGCCtaatgcgctgcagaatgCTTGGATGGACATGGTCCTCTAG